A section of the Candidatus Tisiphia endosymbiont of Nedyus quadrimaculatus genome encodes:
- a CDS encoding Npt1/Npt2 family nucleotide transporter: MTSIQSNLFKSKCRTIFWPIHNHELGKFIPMCGLMFCVLFNQNILRILKDSILISEISAEVVSFTKVYCVTPAAALFVIIYAKMLNHFSFEKIFCYLITFFVGFFILFAFIIYPNVDIFHISPNSLEQIMGTYPHLKWYIALIGNWSYVIFYTLSELWPNIFYVLLFWQFANELTTTEEAKRFYTLFSLFGNSSLIFVGFLMMNLSSENTIAKYFLTVSDNKTTLIKISTSLVVVSAVISCLLVKFITKNVFTNPTFYANAKGGRSTKEGMGLIESFKYITRSKYLWLMLICSAAFGLSMNLVEAVWKAKIKELYPTVNTYAEFNSLYILWTGVAIMVMTIIGNNIMRSHGWFVAAVIPPIVMMITGILFFILIVFDHQVLSIFDSAILMTPLALAVSIGALQNILVKGTKYSIWDTSREMLYIPLDQELKTKGKAAVDVISSKVGKSSSGLIQSIIFTLIPTATFSSISPFLMVVFTIVCIVWIHSVRKIYFEYKKIA, translated from the coding sequence ATGACTAGTATACAGTCAAACTTATTTAAAAGCAAATGCAGAACTATATTTTGGCCTATCCATAATCATGAACTTGGGAAATTCATACCTATGTGCGGTCTGATGTTTTGCGTCCTATTCAATCAAAACATATTAAGAATTTTAAAAGATAGTATTTTAATTTCAGAGATTAGTGCTGAAGTAGTAAGTTTTACTAAAGTTTATTGTGTAACACCTGCAGCAGCTTTATTCGTTATAATCTATGCTAAGATGCTTAATCATTTTAGTTTTGAAAAGATTTTTTGCTATTTAATCACTTTTTTTGTTGGATTCTTCATTCTTTTTGCTTTCATTATTTATCCAAATGTCGATATTTTCCATATTAGTCCAAATTCGCTAGAACAAATTATGGGGACTTATCCTCATCTTAAATGGTATATAGCTTTAATTGGTAATTGGAGTTATGTGATTTTCTATACATTATCTGAACTTTGGCCAAATATCTTTTATGTTTTACTTTTTTGGCAGTTTGCTAATGAACTTACTACAACAGAAGAAGCAAAAAGGTTTTACACGCTTTTTTCATTATTTGGCAATTCTTCTTTAATATTTGTAGGCTTTTTGATGATGAACTTATCATCTGAGAACACTATTGCTAAATATTTCTTAACCGTATCGGACAACAAAACTACACTTATAAAAATATCAACAAGTCTCGTGGTAGTTTCTGCTGTTATATCATGTTTACTTGTAAAATTTATTACCAAAAATGTTTTTACAAATCCAACATTTTATGCAAATGCTAAAGGTGGTAGATCCACTAAAGAAGGAATGGGTTTAATTGAAAGTTTTAAATATATAACAAGATCAAAATATTTATGGTTAATGCTAATTTGCTCTGCTGCCTTTGGTTTATCAATGAATTTAGTAGAAGCAGTATGGAAAGCAAAGATTAAGGAATTATACCCCACTGTTAATACTTATGCCGAATTCAATAGTCTTTACATTCTTTGGACTGGAGTTGCTATTATGGTAATGACTATAATAGGCAATAATATAATGCGTAGTCATGGCTGGTTTGTTGCTGCAGTAATTCCACCAATTGTCATGATGATTACTGGTATATTGTTTTTTATCTTAATCGTATTTGACCACCAAGTATTATCCATATTTGATAGTGCTATTCTCATGACACCATTAGCTCTTGCGGTGTCAATTGGTGCTTTACAAAACATTCTAGTGAAAGGTACTAAATATTCAATTTGGGATACCTCAAGAGAAATGTTATATATTCCTCTTGACCAAGAGTTAAAAACGAAAGGTAAGGCAGCTGTCGACGTCATTAGCTCGAAGGTTGGTAAATCTTCGAGCGGTCTAATACAGTCAATTATTTTCACATTAATACCAACAGCTACTTTTAGCTCTATATCACCATTTTTAATGGTGGTATTTACCATTGTTTGTATTGTATGGATTCACTCGGTAAGAAAAATATACTTTGAGTATAAGAAAATTGCCTAG
- a CDS encoding LptF/LptG family permease, which yields MLIYKRYIIRNIVPSLVIIIFSITSLVWITQILKFLHLIDKGIKAQDFLNLIILVIPSLLFILLPFATIITIIYTYNALSERRQIIILQNLGLSNIQLASPALIVALAVTLFAYYISTSLLPLSYAKLKSDLNFMKNNYASTLLNEKTFNTISKDITVYFDKRLADGTMKDLILFDNRKHDNHAILFSRYGIFKIHNNSSFFQLKDGVRQVYDYNGNLTNLSFDVLTVELVSNDAKRLEKEEYSREINEYYIHELLKPNNNLSKQRKIKLVAEGHQRLIWPMYNFVLVFLTLSVFLRQAYNKKSSLRQILITALSAIIITYLHFVLQNLASKDLNFIFACYANIIIAIILSLYLYFRKII from the coding sequence ATGTTAATATATAAACGTTATATAATAAGAAATATTGTACCATCCTTGGTGATAATTATTTTCTCGATCACTAGCCTTGTATGGATTACTCAGATATTAAAGTTTTTACACTTAATTGATAAAGGAATAAAAGCTCAGGATTTCTTAAATTTAATTATTTTAGTTATTCCATCTTTGTTATTTATTTTGTTACCTTTTGCAACTATTATCACTATTATTTATACTTATAATGCTTTAAGTGAGAGGCGTCAGATAATTATTCTGCAAAATTTGGGATTAAGTAATATACAACTAGCTAGTCCAGCATTGATTGTAGCCTTGGCAGTTACGTTATTTGCTTATTATATTTCGACTAGTTTATTGCCATTATCTTATGCAAAGCTTAAATCAGATCTTAATTTCATGAAAAATAATTATGCATCCACTCTACTAAATGAGAAGACATTTAATACAATTTCTAAAGATATCACGGTTTATTTTGATAAAAGATTGGCTGATGGTACAATGAAAGATTTAATCCTTTTTGATAATCGTAAACATGATAATCATGCAATTTTATTTTCTAGATATGGGATATTTAAAATACACAACAACTCTTCATTTTTTCAGTTAAAAGATGGAGTTAGGCAGGTATATGACTATAATGGTAATTTAACTAATTTATCATTTGATGTTCTAACAGTAGAATTAGTCAGTAATGATGCTAAAAGATTGGAAAAGGAAGAGTATAGTCGAGAAATCAATGAATATTATATTCATGAATTATTAAAACCCAACAATAATCTATCGAAGCAGAGGAAGATTAAATTAGTTGCTGAGGGACATCAAAGGTTGATTTGGCCAATGTATAATTTTGTACTTGTTTTTCTAACATTGTCGGTTTTTTTAAGACAGGCTTATAATAAAAAATCTAGTCTAAGGCAGATTTTAATTACGGCACTTTCTGCAATAATTATTACATATTTACACTTTGTATTACAAAATCTTGCTTCTAAAGATTTAAATTTTATCTTTGCTTGTTATGCTAACATTATTATCGCTATTATTTTAAGCCTGTATTTATATTTTCGTAAAATTATATGA
- the tgt gene encoding tRNA guanosine(34) transglycosylase Tgt: MQKFSFDLKFQHKKARTGVITTRHGQIRTPAFMPVGTKGTVKAMLPEAVESTGADIVLGNTYHLMLQPTAERIAKLGGLRKFMNWSKPVLTDSGGFQVMSLSKLRKITEEGVIFNSHIDGSKHMLTPERATEIQYLLDSTITMAFDECTPYPATFEQAKSSMELTSRWGERSRKAFVQREGYGQFGIVQGSIYQELRVQSAQNLVELDFEGYAIGGLAVGEGQELMFNVLDYAPDLLPKYKPRYLMGVGKPADIIGAVARGIDMFDCVIPTRSGRNGQAFTKYGIVNIRNSKYSSDHEPLEYDCPCPACKNYNKAYLHHLVKVKEILGAVLMTWHNLVYFQELMSRIRQYIEQGKDFDFEN; encoded by the coding sequence GTGCAAAAATTTTCATTTGACTTAAAGTTTCAACATAAAAAAGCAAGAACTGGTGTTATCACTACTAGGCACGGTCAGATACGTACCCCAGCTTTTATGCCAGTCGGTACGAAAGGTACGGTAAAAGCCATGTTACCCGAAGCGGTGGAGTCTACCGGAGCTGATATAGTACTTGGTAATACTTATCACTTAATGCTGCAACCAACTGCTGAAAGAATTGCCAAGCTTGGGGGCTTGCGTAAATTCATGAACTGGTCAAAGCCTGTACTTACTGACTCAGGTGGTTTTCAGGTCATGTCCCTATCGAAATTACGTAAAATTACCGAAGAGGGTGTAATTTTTAACTCTCATATTGATGGTAGTAAGCATATGTTAACTCCAGAACGTGCAACTGAGATACAATATCTTCTTGATAGCACTATTACTATGGCGTTTGATGAATGTACTCCATATCCTGCAACATTTGAGCAAGCAAAATCATCTATGGAATTGACATCTAGATGGGGAGAGAGGTCAAGAAAAGCCTTCGTTCAAAGAGAAGGTTATGGTCAATTTGGTATTGTACAGGGGAGTATATATCAGGAGTTACGTGTTCAGTCAGCACAGAATTTGGTAGAATTAGATTTTGAAGGGTATGCTATCGGAGGTTTAGCAGTAGGTGAGGGGCAAGAACTAATGTTCAATGTGTTAGACTATGCTCCGGATTTGTTACCTAAATATAAGCCAAGATATCTTATGGGGGTTGGTAAACCAGCTGATATTATTGGTGCGGTTGCAAGAGGAATAGATATGTTTGATTGCGTTATTCCAACCCGTTCAGGCCGGAATGGTCAAGCTTTTACCAAATATGGTATAGTAAATATTCGCAATAGTAAGTATAGTAGCGATCATGAACCTCTAGAATATGATTGTCCATGCCCAGCATGTAAAAATTATAATAAAGCTTACTTACATCATTTGGTAAAGGTAAAAGAGATTCTAGGGGCGGTACTTATGACGTGGCATAATTTGGTGTATTTCCAAGAATTAATGTCAAGAATAAGACAATATATTGAACAAGGGAAAGACTTTGATTTTGAAAATTAG